CTGTTGATGTGAATGACTCCTTTGAGTGCGATCGCTTTATCTTAATGGAGCATAACTGTGCAATTTCTAACGTTGCCGAATCTTTTCCGAGTATCTGTGGCCACGAACTAGAAATGTTTGCTGCTGTATTACCAGATTGTACCGTAGAACGCACCCACTGGATTATTGATGGCGAACACCGTTGTGGCTATTTAGTACAAATTCGTCAGTAAAATTATCATAGATAAACTTGGTTTACATCTAGCCCTGGTAATGGATAATAGCTGAATAGCAACTACCTATTATCAATAATCAACTAAGTTTGAGATAGCATTTATGGATGTACCACCACAGCAACCATCAGCACAATTTTTAACCCTGGAAGACTCAGCAAAAGTAGATGCAGCATTGTTATCTTCCCCAGAAAAGTTTTTAACAAGATTGACAATTTCATCACTGAAGCTTTTGAAGCATATTGCCCAAGAGTACGGTGTTGCTATTGAAGATTTGACAACACAGCAAGTAATTGCCTGGTTTGAAAAAGATGGCAAAATTAGACGTGAACAGGGCATTGAAGGTTCATATCTAAAATGGTAATTTGCGGTAATACTTTACAAATGCCCGCCTTAAATATAAACAAAAAACACCTTGAAAAAGGTGCTTTTATTTAAAAATAAATAACATTTGATTTGTCAAACAATTATTTAAGCATTGTAATTGTTAGTCCGAGGACTACGAGCGCCAGTTACGGCTCCAATCATTGAGGCTATTAAACCCAACAAAGAACCAAACACAAACCACCACAATCCCGAACGTATATTAGCTGCCGTTTCACGAGCTTGTTGGGCACTTATATTTGCTTGTGGTACATTAACACCACCTTGCTGTTGTACTTGGTTTATAACTTCCCCTGCGTTAGAAGCAGCAACACCGAAAGCACCAGATACTCCACTTGCTAAAAGCCATGAGCTAACTGCCAAAGTCGTTGCCCAAAGAATTGCGCCGTTCAGAAGAGCTGTATTGCGGTTCATCGGCCCACAAGCACGGGCTGTAACCCAACCACCAGTAAATAGGGAAATTAGTAAAGCGATAGTTGACCAAAGCCCCGCATTACCCGCAGCGTTAGGAGCAATTGTTCTAGGTGCCCCTGAACCTGCAACTGTGCCTGCCGCAACCGCAGCAATGATAGAACTCAAAATTAATTGTGTAGCCAAAGAAACCAACAAACCAGCAATAATTGGCCCCCAGCGAACACGGTCGTGATATTCGGCTACTCGACCTGCTACCACAGTATCAGTAGATATAACGTCATTGCCTGTCCGATTTACGTATGACATCGCTTATGTTCTCCAGTGCTGTTTCAGCAAAATTCCTACTCAGGTATATTCATCTTTATGCTTCAAATTAAATAACTAAATGTTCTGTTTTAATCTCTATCGATAGAAAGATTTAATAGGTCTATCTTTAGCTAGAAAAAACAAACTTCATTTAACAACTTTTAATATAATTTAGTGTTTATTTATGTATTTTTTCTAAAATTTCCATCTAAAAACTCTTAACTTAAAATATAACTATTATCTAGCTATCAGAAACCAGCTTTAACGATGTATGCCATTAGACTTAATCTAACTAAAGCTTTGTAATGAATGTCAAAAGTAAAAATCATCAAAAACTAACGCATCCTCACAGCAGTGCCTGTGGCAGTAATCAGCAAAAGAACTCCTGACTGGTCAAGATTGATTGTGCCAGTATCAATTTCAATCCCAATTACAGCATTTGCTCCTAAACGTTGGGCGCGTTGTTCTAATTCTTCTAGTGCCTTGCGTTGACCCTGCTCAAATAGACGCTCATAGCTACCAGTGCGTCCACCGATAATATCTCGAATCCCAGCCAAAAAATCTCGTAAGAAATTGCTGCCGTAGACTACTTCTGCTGTCACAATGCCTAAATATGACTCAATTACAGCTCCTTGAATTACATCAGTGGTAGTTATAATCATAAATTAACCTCCTATATGGGACATATCTTGATATTTATTATTAAAGTATTTGGATAAATATTTTAATAATTGTAACTATTATTACAGAATACAGCTTTGGTAAACATCATCTCACACAATTTTAGATTGCGCGTTGGGGTCTAGTGTTGTCCTAAACAGATTAATGCAACATTTGACAGGTTAAATTTATCTTATCTTTGAATGAGCAAAAAAGATGTAAATGCCTAGATGATAACTTCTTAAATGGTAGTATCAATGATTAACAATTTCAGAAAAATTAGATAGAGAATCAGCAAACTCTGAAATGAAATAAAAATAGGAATAAATGTCAAAGTCTATAAGCTTGGTGCATCAGAATCTAGGATTAAGTCAAATGCCTGTTGAGTTGTTCTGGGTAACACGTATAACTACTGATTAAAAAATGTGTCGTTTTGCTATAGTACTGATTTATATGTATGGTATCTTCACCTGCTGCTCGATCGCTGACACTTCATCTTTCAGTAAAAACTCTGTTATGTAGTACTAAATGTAAAGAAAAGAAGAATGAACTATTAACATCTTAATCAATACGAAGAAATACAGTTTTCAAAAGTCCATATTTTTGTTTTAATGTACAAGAAAAAAGTCCTCTAAAATTTCAGGAAATTTACTGTGTACAAACCAACATCATTCATGTTTAGTGTGGTGTTACTAGGATGTTTTACTTTCACCATACCTTCAGTAGCTCAAGCTCAGGTATTAGTGGCGCAGGCCAAAAACCCAGAGTTAAAGCAATTACTGGAGGAAGGACGGAGGTTAGTGAATGCCGGGGATTATGGTGGTGCGATCGCTGTTTATCAGCAAGCAGCTAGTATAGATCCGAAAAATGCTAAAATCCATTCAGGTATTGGGTATTTATACGCTCAACAGGGAAATTACCAGGCAGCATTAGCAGCTTATCGTAAAGCGATCGGTATCAACCCTAACAATAGTGATTTTTACTACGCTGTGGGTTACATCAAAGCCAATTTGGGCGACACGCGTGGGGCAAAGGAAGGTTATCGTCGTGCAATACAGCTGAACCGTAACAACGTCAACGCCTATTTAGGATTGGCTGTAACCCAATCTCGTATGGGAGACTATACTGCTGCTACCTGGGCATACCAACAAGCAATCGACTTGGATAAAAACAACGCCCAGACTTATGAGTTGATGGGTTCGATGTATAAACAGCGGCGACAAGCCAAACAAGCAAACAGCTTGCTTCAGAAAGCCCGTGACTTGTACAAGCGGCGCAATGACTCAGATGGCGTAGAAAGGGTAGAAGCCATGCTGCGGCAGTTAGGAGGATGAGGTTAATCTAACTGGCGTCCCGTTAATTCCACAAAAATATCTTCCAGATTAGAGGGACGCACCATCATTCCCGTTTTATCGGGCTGTTCATTCAAGTAGATATTTGCTGCTTCCAATGATGGGAAAAACAGATATTCCCAATTACGAGCGCCATCACTTCCCACGTTAGATACACCTAATTGTTTCATCACCAAACCTTCACCGTGAGCAGAGCGCAGCTGTTGTAAAGTTCCCAAAGAAATCAGCTTACCGCTATCCATAATACCGATGCGTCCTGGCTTGGTAGAACCAAAGGCATCGCATAAAAATTCGACCTCATCCATATAATGGGTCGTCAGTAGCATCGTCATCCCTTGTTTATTTAAATCCCGAATAATTTCCCAGAGGCGTCGCCTAGTCTGGGGGTCTAGTCCTACCGTTGGTTCATCTAAAAACAAAATTTGCGGTTGATGCAATAAAGCTCTCGCAATTTGCAACCGTCGTTTCATACCCCCAGACAGGGTTTTTACTAAATCATCACGTTTTTCTGCTAGCTCAACATACTCTAGCCATTGATTAATCAATTTTTGTCGCTGCGGGTTACTAATGTGATGTAGCCTCCCGTGCAATTCCATATTTTCCCAGACGGTTAAATCGTTATCCACACTGACTTGTTGCAAAACAACGCCAATACTCTGTTTTGCCAACGTTGCTTGGCTTGTCACATCATATCCACCTACTTCTATGCGTCCTTGGGACGGTTTTGTGAGTGTAGTCAGCATCCGAATTGTGGTTGATTTACCCGCACCGTTCAGGCCAAGTAGAGCAAATATCTCCCCCGCTTCAATTTGGAATGATAAGTCATTGACTACAGGTACATTATTGTAAAACTTGTAGACATTTTCTAGAAAGACAGCAGCAGTCACGTCGCTTCGCTCCGAATTCAAAATTCAAAATTCAAAATTAACCAACTCATAAATATATTTAGTTGCTCTGTATCCTTTTCTGTTCGGTCATGGATAAATTTGCTCATAGTAGTTCTTAAATCAAGACTACCATTCTGATTACATCAAACTAAATATATTTTATTAACCCTTAGATAACTCAATCTTTACTTGTTGACATAACAAGGTGTGGTAAACACTTATCCTGTAATACTTTAGTTTAAGGTTGCTGTTATTTAGTATGGAATCTCATCACCCATTGAAGCTAAATCGGCGTCAGTTTTTGCTACATTCAGCTATCACTGCTGGTGGAATTATTTCCACAAATTTTGTCGCTAAATCACCAGTTTTTGGCGAAGCACCTGCAATTATCAC
This portion of the Nostoc sp. GT001 genome encodes:
- a CDS encoding YbjQ family protein; protein product: MIITTTDVIQGAVIESYLGIVTAEVVYGSNFLRDFLAGIRDIIGGRTGSYERLFEQGQRKALEELEQRAQRLGANAVIGIEIDTGTINLDQSGVLLLITATGTAVRMR
- a CDS encoding tetratricopeptide repeat protein; protein product: MYKPTSFMFSVVLLGCFTFTIPSVAQAQVLVAQAKNPELKQLLEEGRRLVNAGDYGGAIAVYQQAASIDPKNAKIHSGIGYLYAQQGNYQAALAAYRKAIGINPNNSDFYYAVGYIKANLGDTRGAKEGYRRAIQLNRNNVNAYLGLAVTQSRMGDYTAATWAYQQAIDLDKNNAQTYELMGSMYKQRRQAKQANSLLQKARDLYKRRNDSDGVERVEAMLRQLGG
- a CDS encoding ABC transporter ATP-binding protein; the encoded protein is MTAAVFLENVYKFYNNVPVVNDLSFQIEAGEIFALLGLNGAGKSTTIRMLTTLTKPSQGRIEVGGYDVTSQATLAKQSIGVVLQQVSVDNDLTVWENMELHGRLHHISNPQRQKLINQWLEYVELAEKRDDLVKTLSGGMKRRLQIARALLHQPQILFLDEPTVGLDPQTRRRLWEIIRDLNKQGMTMLLTTHYMDEVEFLCDAFGSTKPGRIGIMDSGKLISLGTLQQLRSAHGEGLVMKQLGVSNVGSDGARNWEYLFFPSLEAANIYLNEQPDKTGMMVRPSNLEDIFVELTGRQLD